In a genomic window of Salmo salar unplaced genomic scaffold, Ssal_v3.1, whole genome shotgun sequence:
- the LOC106597047 gene encoding uncharacterized protein, whose amino-acid sequence MPAKLVQFTGWEAVVEKQIVLKPGQAPRGRQGYTMYHGTHRDSARAIITGGFRPSAGGTLGPGVYCSRDIAKAKGYPGGCPTGEHVVLQLKVRVGRVKKMDRQNVAMWCSWQQSGYDTAWLSSTVIGHEEDCVKDPKRVAVNGIAHCGDPATKQALEKLISQQRHGVESSGRVVGGCKECKMQTPIGHSLEVCWGCGATVCPFMDKHVCKRSS is encoded by the coding sequence ATGCCAGCGAAGCTGGTGCAGTTCACCggttgggaggctgtggttgagAAGCAGATTGTCCTGAAACCTGGCCAGGCACCACGGGGCAGACAAGGCTACACCATGTACCATGGCACCCACCGTGACAGCGCTCGAGCCATCATCACAGGGGGGTTCCGGCCCTCGGCGGGGGGCACGTTGGGCCCGGGGGTCTACTGCAGTCGGGACATAGCCAAGGCGAAGGGTTACCCCGGTGGGTGCCCCACTGGAGAACATGTGGTATTGCAGCTGAAGGTCCGGGTGGGCCGCGTGAAGAAGATGGATAGGCAGAATGTAGCAATGTGGTGCTCGTGGCAACAGAGCGGATACGATACAGCCTGGCTGTCCTCCACCGTCATTGGGCATGAGGAGGACTGCGTTAAAGATCCAAAGCGGGTGGCGGTTAACGGCATCGCGCACTGTGGTGACCCGGCCACGAAGCAAGCCCTCGAGAAGCTCATCAGTCAGCAGAGACATGGGGTGGAATCAAGTGGGAGGGTTGTGGGCGGGTGTAAGGAGTGCAAGATGCAGACACCGATTGGCCActctctggaggtgtgttgggggtGTGGTGCCACTGTATGCCCTTTTATGGACAAACACGTCTGCAAAAGGAGCAGTTGA
- the LOC106586302 gene encoding TOG array regulator of axonemal microtubules protein 1 isoform X5, whose product MAQNQMDILMPKLHDICLAIINEVKNLRSAVSCAAMATLGDMYVHLQRAMDSEVEGTARVLLHKASEANNFIRQAANFALGHMVQSCTPTRVMNALLVGGLSHRNAAVRSCTAQYLERLAKVMGMARLLSGKKDLTDRFLIAVSKLAVDPAQEVRHHGRNILRNVATKMWDKFAPRKERESLREVISKVNLKERT is encoded by the exons ATGGCTCAGAACCAGATGGACATACTGATGCCTAAACTCCATGATATCTGCCTTGCCATTATAAATGAG GTGAAGAACCTGCGCTCTGCAGTGTCCTGTGCTGCCATGGCCACACTGGGTGACATGTACGTTCACCTCCAGAGGGCCATGGACAGTGAGGTGGAGGGGACGGCACGCGTGCTGCTGCACAAAGCCAGCGAGGCCAACAACTTCATCCGGCAGGCCGCCAACTTTGCCCTGGGTCACATGGTGCAGAGCTGCACCCCTACCCGTGTCATGAATGCCCTGCTGGTCGGTGGGCTGag CCACCGTAACGCTGCGGTGAGGAGCTGCACTGCTCAGTACCTGGAGAGACTGGCTAAGGTCATGGGGATGGCTCGTCTCCTGTCGGGGAAGAAAGACCTCACTGACCGTTTCTTGATTGCCGTCAGTAAACTGGCTGTGGACCCTGCACAGGAAGTCAG GCATCATGGTCGCAATATCTTGAGAAACGTGGCCACTAAAATGTGGGACAAATTCGCTCCAAGGAAAGAGCGAGAATCCTTGAGGGAGGTCATCTCAAAGGTTAACCTCAAAGAAAG gacctga
- the LOC106586302 gene encoding TOG array regulator of axonemal microtubules protein 1 isoform X1 produces MAQNQMDILMPKLHDICLAIINEVKNLRSAVSCAAMATLGDMYVHLQRAMDSEVEGTARVLLHKASEANNFIRQAANFALGHMVQSCTPTRVMNALLVGGLSHRNAAVRSCTAQYLERLAKVMGMARLLSGKKDLTDRFLIAVSKLAVDPAQEVRHHGRNILRNVATKMWDKFAPRKERESLREVISKVNLKERRGASLEWVKSLT; encoded by the exons ATGGCTCAGAACCAGATGGACATACTGATGCCTAAACTCCATGATATCTGCCTTGCCATTATAAATGAG GTGAAGAACCTGCGCTCTGCAGTGTCCTGTGCTGCCATGGCCACACTGGGTGACATGTACGTTCACCTCCAGAGGGCCATGGACAGTGAGGTGGAGGGGACGGCACGCGTGCTGCTGCACAAAGCCAGCGAGGCCAACAACTTCATCCGGCAGGCCGCCAACTTTGCCCTGGGTCACATGGTGCAGAGCTGCACCCCTACCCGTGTCATGAATGCCCTGCTGGTCGGTGGGCTGag CCACCGTAACGCTGCGGTGAGGAGCTGCACTGCTCAGTACCTGGAGAGACTGGCTAAGGTCATGGGGATGGCTCGTCTCCTGTCGGGGAAGAAAGACCTCACTGACCGTTTCTTGATTGCCGTCAGTAAACTGGCTGTGGACCCTGCACAGGAAGTCAG GCATCATGGTCGCAATATCTTGAGAAACGTGGCCACTAAAATGTGGGACAAATTCGCTCCAAGGAAAGAGCGAGAATCCTTGAGGGAGGTCATCTCAAAGGTTAACCTCAAAGAAAG gaggggtgcgtcacttgagtgggttaagtcactgacgtga
- the LOC106586302 gene encoding TOG array regulator of axonemal microtubules protein 1 isoform X3 codes for MAQNQMDILMPKLHDICLAIINEVKNLRSAVSCAAMATLGDMYVHLQRAMDSEVEGTARVLLHKASEANNFIRQAANFALGHMVQSCTPTRVMNALLVGGLSHRNAAVRSCTAQYLERLAKVMGMARLLSGKKDLTDRFLIAVSKLAVDPAQEVRHHGRNILRNVATKMWDKFAPRKERESLREVISKVNLKERNI; via the exons ATGGCTCAGAACCAGATGGACATACTGATGCCTAAACTCCATGATATCTGCCTTGCCATTATAAATGAG GTGAAGAACCTGCGCTCTGCAGTGTCCTGTGCTGCCATGGCCACACTGGGTGACATGTACGTTCACCTCCAGAGGGCCATGGACAGTGAGGTGGAGGGGACGGCACGCGTGCTGCTGCACAAAGCCAGCGAGGCCAACAACTTCATCCGGCAGGCCGCCAACTTTGCCCTGGGTCACATGGTGCAGAGCTGCACCCCTACCCGTGTCATGAATGCCCTGCTGGTCGGTGGGCTGag CCACCGTAACGCTGCGGTGAGGAGCTGCACTGCTCAGTACCTGGAGAGACTGGCTAAGGTCATGGGGATGGCTCGTCTCCTGTCGGGGAAGAAAGACCTCACTGACCGTTTCTTGATTGCCGTCAGTAAACTGGCTGTGGACCCTGCACAGGAAGTCAG GCATCATGGTCGCAATATCTTGAGAAACGTGGCCACTAAAATGTGGGACAAATTCGCTCCAAGGAAAGAGCGAGAATCCTTGAGGGAGGTCATCTCAAAGGTTAACCTCAAAGAAAG GAATATCTGA
- the LOC106586302 gene encoding TOG array regulator of axonemal microtubules protein 1 isoform X2, translating to MAQNQMDILMPKLHDICLAIINEVKNLRSAVSCAAMATLGDMYVHLQRAMDSEVEGTARVLLHKASEANNFIRQAANFALGHMVQSCTPTRVMNALLVGGLSHRNAAVRSCTAQYLERLAKVMGMARLLSGKKDLTDRFLIAVSKLAVDPAQEVRHHGRNILRNVATKMWDKFAPRKERESLREVISKVNLKERYILSG from the exons ATGGCTCAGAACCAGATGGACATACTGATGCCTAAACTCCATGATATCTGCCTTGCCATTATAAATGAG GTGAAGAACCTGCGCTCTGCAGTGTCCTGTGCTGCCATGGCCACACTGGGTGACATGTACGTTCACCTCCAGAGGGCCATGGACAGTGAGGTGGAGGGGACGGCACGCGTGCTGCTGCACAAAGCCAGCGAGGCCAACAACTTCATCCGGCAGGCCGCCAACTTTGCCCTGGGTCACATGGTGCAGAGCTGCACCCCTACCCGTGTCATGAATGCCCTGCTGGTCGGTGGGCTGag CCACCGTAACGCTGCGGTGAGGAGCTGCACTGCTCAGTACCTGGAGAGACTGGCTAAGGTCATGGGGATGGCTCGTCTCCTGTCGGGGAAGAAAGACCTCACTGACCGTTTCTTGATTGCCGTCAGTAAACTGGCTGTGGACCCTGCACAGGAAGTCAG GCATCATGGTCGCAATATCTTGAGAAACGTGGCCACTAAAATGTGGGACAAATTCGCTCCAAGGAAAGAGCGAGAATCCTTGAGGGAGGTCATCTCAAAGGTTAACCTCAAAGAAAGGTACATTCTCTCTGGATGA
- the LOC106586302 gene encoding TOG array regulator of axonemal microtubules protein 1 isoform X4, giving the protein MAQNQMDILMPKLHDICLAIINEVKNLRSAVSCAAMATLGDMYVHLQRAMDSEVEGTARVLLHKASEANNFIRQAANFALGHMVQSCTPTRVMNALLVGGLSHRNAAVRSCTAQYLERLAKVMGMARLLSGKKDLTDRFLIAVSKLAVDPAQEVRHHGRNILRNVATKMWDKFAPRKERESLREVISKVNLKERNI; this is encoded by the exons ATGGCTCAGAACCAGATGGACATACTGATGCCTAAACTCCATGATATCTGCCTTGCCATTATAAATGAG GTGAAGAACCTGCGCTCTGCAGTGTCCTGTGCTGCCATGGCCACACTGGGTGACATGTACGTTCACCTCCAGAGGGCCATGGACAGTGAGGTGGAGGGGACGGCACGCGTGCTGCTGCACAAAGCCAGCGAGGCCAACAACTTCATCCGGCAGGCCGCCAACTTTGCCCTGGGTCACATGGTGCAGAGCTGCACCCCTACCCGTGTCATGAATGCCCTGCTGGTCGGTGGGCTGag CCACCGTAACGCTGCGGTGAGGAGCTGCACTGCTCAGTACCTGGAGAGACTGGCTAAGGTCATGGGGATGGCTCGTCTCCTGTCGGGGAAGAAAGACCTCACTGACCGTTTCTTGATTGCCGTCAGTAAACTGGCTGTGGACCCTGCACAGGAAGTCAG GCATCATGGTCGCAATATCTTGAGAAACGTGGCCACTAAAATGTGGGACAAATTCGCTCCAAGGAAAGAGCGAGAATCCTTGAGGGAGGTCATCTCAAAGGTTAACCTCAAAGAAAG
- the LOC123732832 gene encoding uncharacterized protein, with protein sequence MAYRGRKSSEFDKLQKENSQMRSVIENLRKQNMALNQQDDQDRFSSFGYQESYPIPEGHRGFISDARLLQMQRAEREAMEGKQRKTSAIHENYVRTALIGVGSTFVHHFVPSIQCIPRPKAPPRPLPRRLEHIALAPLKNVVGVDGAQVRPGSHSLESIQVNKSFSSSSVRPVPVPPTGAPSKRGKKKKGRREVKYLKVQLDQGCADNNGPIDLMEEVRDIEAHLKEEAWKVVHEVKAMGRRSLGSAMSMGEIATSSLGSLSSVDMNTPAELRDYLDVGTPVKSRDSPPRPAPPPTKPRSKLPRPTRFLSLQKADTGSDKKAASEPKGQIKKSQDQARLQPLSNPEQALTKTFKLLYSASDDRLSIHCRQDQWS encoded by the exons ATGGCTTATCGAGGAAGAAAATCAAGTGAGTTTGACAAACTCCAGAAGGAGAACTCTCAGATGAGGAGCGTCATCGAAAACTTGAGGAAGCAAAACATGGCTTTAAACCAACAGGATGACCAGGACAGGTTTTCAAGTTTT GGCTATCAGGAGAGCTACCCAATCCCAGAGGGCCATCGGGGCTTCATCAGTGATGCCAGACTTCTGCAGAtgcagagagctgagagagaggccATGGAAGGAAAGCAAAGAAAGACAAGTGCTATCCATGAGAATTATGTCCGGACTGCTCTTATCGGGGTTGGCAGCACCTTCGTGCACCACTTCGTCCCCTCTATTCAGTGCATTCCGCGGCCGAAAGCTCCACCGAGGCCTTTGCCACGAAGGCTTGAACACATAGCTCTGGCCCCACTGAAGAACGTGGTGGGGGTGGACGGAGCCCAAGTTCGACCCGGATCTCACTCTCTGGAGTCCATCCAGGTAAATAAGTCATTCAGCAGCAGTAGCGTGCGGCCTGTTCCCGTCCCTCCCACTGGAGCTCCCTCCAAGAGGGGCAAGAAGAAGAAGGGCAGGCGGGAAGTCAAATACTTGAAAGTCCAGTTGGACCAGGGCTGTGCTGACAACAACGGACCCATTGACctgatggaggaggtgagggacaTCGAGGCTCACCTGAAGGAGGAGGCCTGGAAG GTGGTACATGAGGTGAAGGCCATGGGCAGGAGAAGTTTGGGCTCGGCCATGTCCATGGGGGAAATAGCCACCAGCTCTCTGGGAAGCCTGAGCTCAGTGGATATGAACACCCCTGCGGAGCTCCGTGACTACTTGGATGTTGGGACCCCGGTAAAGTCGCGTGACAGCCCACCCAGGCCTGCTCCCCCCCCTACCAAGCCCAGGAGCAAACTGCCTCGGCCTACAAGGTTCCTTAGCCTGCAAAAGGCTGACACCGGCTCAG ACAAGAAGGCAGCCAGTGAGCCAAAGGGCCAAATAAAGAAAAGTCAGGACCAGGCCAGATTGCAGCCCCTGTCCAACCCAGAGCAGGCCCTGACTAAGACCTTCAAGCTGCTCTACTCTGCCTCTGATGACCGGTTGAGCATTCACTGTAGACAAGACCAATGGAGCTAG
- the LOC106600075 gene encoding TOG array regulator of axonemal microtubules protein 1-like isoform X2 codes for MNALLVGGLSHRNAAVRSCTAQHLERLAEVMGMARLLSGKKDLTDRFLIAVSKLAVDPAQEVRHHGRNILRNVAPNGDFAKMWDKFAPRKERESLREVISKVNLKERT; via the exons ATGAATGCCCTGCTGGTCGGTGGGCTGag CCACCGTAACGCTGCGGTGAGGAGCTGCACTGCTCAGCACCTGGAGAGACTGGCTGAGGTCATGGGGATGGCTCGTCTCCTGTCGGGGAAGAAAGACCTCACTGACCGTTTCTTGATTGCCGTCAGTAAACTGGCTGTGGACCCTGCACAGGAAGTCAG GCATCATGGTCGCAATATCTTGAGAAACGTGGCCCCCAATGGCGACTTTGCTAAAATGTGGGACAAATTCGCTCCGAGGAAAGAGCGAGAATCCTTGAGGGAGGTCATCTCAAAGGTTAACCTCAAAGAAAG gacctga
- the LOC106600075 gene encoding TOG array regulator of axonemal microtubules protein 1-like isoform X1, with amino-acid sequence MNALLVGGLSHRNAAVRSCTAQHLERLAEVMGMARLLSGKKDLTDRFLIAVSKLAVDPAQEVRHHGRNILRNVAPNGDFAKMWDKFAPRKERESLREVISKVNLKERNI; translated from the exons ATGAATGCCCTGCTGGTCGGTGGGCTGag CCACCGTAACGCTGCGGTGAGGAGCTGCACTGCTCAGCACCTGGAGAGACTGGCTGAGGTCATGGGGATGGCTCGTCTCCTGTCGGGGAAGAAAGACCTCACTGACCGTTTCTTGATTGCCGTCAGTAAACTGGCTGTGGACCCTGCACAGGAAGTCAG GCATCATGGTCGCAATATCTTGAGAAACGTGGCCCCCAATGGCGACTTTGCTAAAATGTGGGACAAATTCGCTCCGAGGAAAGAGCGAGAATCCTTGAGGGAGGTCATCTCAAAGGTTAACCTCAAAGAAAG GAATATCTGA
- the LOC106599077 gene encoding uncharacterized protein codes for MAYRGRKSSEFDKLQKENSQMRSVIENLRKQNMALNQQDDQDRFSSFGYQESYPIPEGHRGFISDARLLQMQRAEREAMEGKQRKISAIHENYVRTALIGVGSTFAHHFVPSIQCIPRPKAPPRPLPRRLEHIALAPLKNVVGVDGAQVRPGSHSLESIQVNKSFSSSSVRPVPVPPTGAPSKRGKKKKGRRGVKALKVQLDQGCADNNGPIDLMEEVRDIEAHLKEEAWKVVHEVKAMGRRSLGSAMSMGEIATSSLGSLSSVDMNTPAELRDYLDVGTPVKSRDSPPRPAPPPYQAQEQTASAYKVP; via the exons ATGGCTTATCGAGGAAGAAAATCAAGTGAGTTTGACAAACTCCAGAAGGAGAACTCTCAGATGAGGAGCGTCATCGAAAACTTGAGGAAGCAAAACATGGCTTTAAACCAACAGGATGACCAGGACAGGTTTTCAAGTTTT GGCTATCAGGAGAGCTACCCAATCCCAGAGGGCCATCGGGGCTTCATCAGTGATGCCAGACTTCTGCAGAtgcagagagctgagagagaggccATGGAAGGAAAGCAAAGAAAGATAAGTGCTATCCATGAGAATTATGTCCGGACTGCTCTCATCGGGGTTGGCAGCACCTTCGCGCACCACTTCGTCCCCTCTATTCAGTGCATTCCGCGGCCGAAAGCTCCACCGAGGCCTTTGCCACGAAGGCTTGAACACATAGCTCTGGCCCCACTGAAGAACGTGGTGGGGGTGGACGGAGCCCAAGTTCGACCCGGATCTCACTCTCTGGAGTCCATCCAGGTAAATAAGTCATTCAGCAGCAGTAGCGTGCGGCCTGTTCCCGTCCCTCCCACTGGAGCTCCCTCCAAGAGGGGCAAGAAGAAGAAGGGCAGGCGGGGAGTCAAAGCCCTGAAAGTCCAGTTGGACCAGGGCTGTGCTGACAACAACGGACCCATTGACctgatggaggaggtgagggacaTCGAGGCTCACCTGAAGGAGGAGGCCTGGAAG GTGGTACATGAGGTGAAGGCCATGGGCAGGAGAAGTTTGGGCTCGGCCATGTCCATGGGGGAAATAGCCACCAGCTCTCTGGGAAGCCTGAGCTCAGTGGATATGAACACCCCTGCGGAGCTCCGTGACTACTTGGATGTTGGGACCCCGGTAAAGTCGCGTGACAGCCCACCCAGGCCTGCTCCCCCCCCCTACCAAGCCCAGGAGCAAACTGCCTCAGCCTACAAGGTTCCTTAG